The Candidatus Kaelpia imicola genome contains a region encoding:
- a CDS encoding O-antigen ligase family protein, with amino-acid sequence MSILLTVENIFGTITAMRKMYNILLLSLVVLIPLLFSRSTFEVVRAKITLFELILPWIFSIWLWRNFKSGFKDLSRQPPLLLLIVVLFYVLGLFLYFRNSFHTACFEKLLLNTLSLVLILTLIAKEPGRELLHKTLIYPALLVFGFGLFQIFGVNIANYGDEFLKQSRIFSSLANPNNLALYANMVIFLSIYCYLKKRNFFYLIIIVFGLFNLIFTKSGSGLISFIFGLLIFSFSLKKNIRVLSVILFAVILLSLIMSAVSLKTESFFYRSYIWSDVYRVIKERPFAGWGLGSFSSVYPYFRNPRLFILLQDHQIEFVHPENYYFNLIVEGGFLYLFLFLFMNATLFYYLFKYKRGSSLSFCYLAILGSMLFQNLFSQSFYSFTPYFLYLVIFALAMREVGSRSVRRANMTRFQIPVVLLFVMLNITVNYYALRFFISDSYLKEAVYYSQLRRLSRAEPLYKRSIEYNYFNALPHYLLGNLYLEDGNEANLYQALRYYNNVEYMAGNYLQLYAFKALLYSRLGDREGMDLYFKKMERNNPYLYRQFKHYIELKD; translated from the coding sequence ATGTCAATTTTATTAACCGTTGAGAATATTTTTGGTACAATAACAGCAATGAGAAAGATGTATAATATCTTGCTTCTATCGCTAGTGGTTTTAATTCCGCTTCTCTTCTCCAGATCTACTTTTGAAGTTGTGAGGGCGAAGATTACGTTATTTGAGTTAATCTTACCCTGGATCTTCTCTATCTGGCTCTGGCGTAATTTTAAATCCGGGTTTAAGGATTTGTCCAGACAGCCTCCTCTGCTGCTTCTGATTGTAGTCCTGTTCTATGTTCTGGGGCTATTTCTCTATTTCAGGAACAGTTTCCATACCGCCTGTTTTGAGAAGCTGCTTTTAAATACTCTCTCTCTTGTGTTGATACTCACATTAATAGCCAAGGAGCCCGGCAGAGAGCTGCTGCATAAGACGCTTATCTATCCGGCGCTTCTGGTCTTTGGTTTTGGGCTTTTCCAGATATTTGGAGTAAATATAGCTAATTACGGAGATGAGTTCTTGAAGCAGTCCAGAATATTCTCAAGTCTTGCAAATCCCAACAACCTGGCGCTGTATGCCAATATGGTTATCTTTTTGAGCATCTACTGCTATCTGAAGAAGAGGAATTTTTTCTATCTTATTATCATAGTTTTTGGACTCTTTAATCTCATCTTCACAAAGAGCGGGAGCGGCCTGATATCTTTTATCTTTGGGCTTCTGATATTCTCTTTCTCTCTAAAGAAAAATATTCGAGTCTTGAGTGTGATCTTATTTGCAGTTATACTTCTCTCTCTGATTATGAGTGCTGTATCGTTAAAGACCGAATCTTTCTTTTACCGAAGCTATATCTGGAGTGATGTCTATAGAGTCATAAAAGAGAGGCCTTTTGCAGGCTGGGGTTTAGGGAGTTTCTCTTCCGTCTATCCTTACTTTAGAAACCCCAGGCTCTTTATCCTGCTTCAAGACCACCAGATAGAGTTTGTTCACCCTGAGAACTATTATTTCAATTTAATCGTGGAGGGCGGCTTCTTATATCTGTTCTTATTTCTCTTTATGAATGCTACTCTCTTCTATTATCTTTTTAAGTATAAGAGAGGTTCAAGCTTAAGCTTCTGTTACCTTGCTATCTTAGGTTCTATGCTCTTCCAGAATCTTTTCTCTCAGAGCTTCTATAGTTTTACTCCCTATTTTTTATATCTGGTAATATTTGCTTTAGCGATGCGTGAGGTTGGGAGCCGTTCAGTTAGGAGAGCTAATATGACCAGGTTTCAGATTCCAGTTGTCCTGCTCTTTGTTATGTTGAATATAACGGTGAACTATTATGCCCTGAGGTTTTTTATCTCCGATAGTTATTTAAAAGAGGCAGTCTATTATTCTCAACTCAGAAGGCTCTCCCGCGCAGAGCCTCTCTATAAGAGGTCGATAGAGTATAACTATTTTAACGCCTTACCTCACTACCTGCTTGGGAACCTATACTTAGAAGATGGGAATGAGGCCAATCTCTATCAGGCTTTGAGGTATTATAATAATGTAGAGTATATGGCCGGGAACTATCTTCAGCTCTATGCTTTTAAGGCGCTTCTTTACAGCAGGCTGGGAGATAGAGAGGGAATGGATCTCTATTTTAAGAAGATGGAACGCAATAATCCTTATCTCTATAGACAGTTTAAACATTATATTGAACTTAAGGACTAA
- a CDS encoding GAF domain-containing sensor histidine kinase: protein MYINIGLGLLILFFILLTLATFLITLLGQEKMNKKKLLSELEYMRRVYTEVESQSKLLADTNLNFQRTQRELDKKLKALNTLYKITQTVSNTFETDKILQSIEQEDIEELNFEKLAFFIFDDSGKDIRVKQFTGYGNEEPQIPDNIIDSISALKGPIYVGSKVHMPEGLAPLAEKLNLTSMIILPLSIREKSIGVMVIGNTKTFQKPSESDIEILSLLANQLVQSIENASLYEQLWKSYQDLEERVKERTRELQEANKALQVVDQAKNEFVSAVAHELRTPLTSIKGYATILSSGRLGKLEKEQQERLKRINRHSNELVNLINNLLDISRIKSGKTTMHIEDISLHEVIKDVEEIIAPQTEELRIEFRTRFEAETENIMVDKLQLERVLVNLLSNALKFTPELGQIGLNLTSEDGYVKFEVYDTGAGIDDRDLDKLFNEFFRADNAINREKKGTGLGLSLVKQIIEAHGGTIWVESKIGKGSHFYFKLPIKREEQKDG from the coding sequence ATGTATATAAATATCGGACTAGGCTTATTAATACTCTTTTTTATACTGCTCACACTGGCTACATTCCTTATCACTCTTCTTGGCCAAGAGAAGATGAATAAAAAGAAGCTTCTCTCTGAACTTGAATATATGCGCCGGGTCTATACCGAAGTTGAATCCCAGTCAAAACTCCTTGCCGATACAAACCTGAACTTCCAAAGAACCCAAAGAGAGCTGGATAAAAAACTAAAGGCGCTAAATACTCTATATAAGATAACCCAGACAGTATCCAATACTTTTGAAACCGACAAAATACTCCAGAGCATAGAGCAGGAAGATATTGAAGAGCTGAACTTTGAAAAACTGGCTTTCTTTATATTCGACGATAGCGGCAAGGATATCAGAGTCAAACAGTTTACCGGCTACGGCAATGAAGAACCCCAGATACCGGATAATATAATAGATAGTATCTCGGCCTTAAAAGGCCCTATATATGTAGGAAGCAAAGTTCATATGCCCGAAGGCCTAGCTCCCTTGGCTGAGAAACTCAACTTAACATCTATGATCATACTTCCCCTATCTATCAGAGAGAAAAGTATCGGTGTTATGGTGATAGGAAATACAAAGACATTCCAAAAGCCGTCTGAGTCGGATATAGAGATATTATCTCTTCTGGCAAACCAGCTTGTCCAGAGCATAGAGAATGCATCACTCTATGAGCAGCTCTGGAAATCATATCAGGACTTGGAAGAACGTGTCAAAGAGAGAACCAGAGAGCTCCAAGAAGCAAATAAAGCCTTACAAGTAGTAGACCAGGCTAAGAATGAGTTTGTATCTGCAGTTGCCCATGAGCTGCGCACCCCCCTTACCTCAATAAAAGGTTATGCAACGATACTCTCCAGCGGAAGATTGGGAAAATTAGAAAAAGAACAGCAGGAGAGGTTAAAAAGAATTAACAGACATTCAAACGAACTTGTAAACCTTATAAATAATCTGCTTGATATCTCAAGAATTAAATCCGGTAAGACAACGATGCATATTGAAGATATCTCATTACATGAAGTCATAAAAGACGTTGAAGAGATAATCGCACCTCAGACAGAAGAGCTAAGAATAGAGTTTAGAACCAGATTTGAAGCTGAAACTGAGAATATAATGGTTGATAAACTTCAGCTTGAAAGAGTTTTGGTGAATTTACTCAGTAATGCTCTCAAATTTACTCCCGAACTTGGGCAGATCGGATTAAACCTGACCTCAGAAGACGGTTATGTCAAATTTGAAGTCTATGATACAGGAGCCGGTATTGATGATAGAGACCTGGATAAATTGTTTAATGAGTTCTTCAGAGCTGATAATGCTATTAATCGAGAGAAGAAAGGAACAGGCCTTGGGCTCTCCCTTGTTAAACAGATCATCGAAGCCCACGGCGGTACTATCTGGGTTGAGAGCAAGATTGGAAAAGGAAGCCATTTCTATTTTAAACTGCCTATAAAAAGAGAGGAGCAAAAAGATGGCTAA
- a CDS encoding FIST N-terminal domain-containing protein, whose product MTLRIGTGISSDTNAYFAGKNAAVKALSSLGADVPEIGIAFSHYEYPILQMNDGIKATIGEKNLVIINSQANVINNTFKKRSVVLSLLSGHSYYHAVSLVKNLSENPYIAGHHLAWGLLDSLEAKTQKKESQKRLALVFGSDSFIQKTEFLKGLQEVLGIRFPIVGGIVSSDSSLNPTEISFNRQSSKDGVVGILFAGENLIVGVGSYHGWIPLGLPKKIKKAETNRVQDLDDMSPLKYYFQYLGKHLDLRKDDITSIATIYPLGFETEKDNYIIKFPKFFEPGGSILLDSQVTENQHLRLMMGTRKALLKATEKALDQALKPFQKEKISPKFIILVSGIERKEILGVDINTEINLIKKKVPETTKIIGIYTRGQFAPLGDSSQLISSSYYQNGTILIAALGVKNV is encoded by the coding sequence ATGACTCTAAGAATAGGAACCGGCATTAGTTCAGATACTAATGCTTACTTCGCCGGCAAGAATGCCGCGGTTAAAGCTCTCTCGTCTCTAGGAGCAGACGTCCCTGAGATAGGAATAGCATTCTCTCACTATGAGTACCCTATCCTGCAGATGAACGACGGCATAAAAGCAACCATAGGAGAGAAAAACCTTGTAATAATAAACTCTCAGGCTAATGTAATAAACAATACTTTTAAAAAAAGATCTGTGGTCTTAAGCCTCTTATCCGGCCACTCCTACTATCATGCAGTATCTCTGGTTAAGAACTTAAGCGAGAACCCCTACATAGCAGGACACCACCTGGCCTGGGGGCTGCTGGATTCCCTGGAAGCTAAGACCCAGAAAAAAGAGTCCCAGAAGAGACTCGCTCTTGTTTTCGGCTCTGACAGTTTCATCCAAAAAACAGAATTCTTAAAAGGACTGCAGGAAGTACTAGGGATAAGGTTTCCTATCGTAGGAGGCATAGTATCATCTGATTCGTCTTTAAATCCAACCGAGATATCTTTTAACCGCCAGAGCAGTAAAGATGGAGTGGTTGGGATACTATTTGCAGGCGAGAACCTAATTGTCGGAGTGGGATCTTATCATGGCTGGATCCCTCTGGGGCTGCCTAAGAAAATAAAGAAAGCGGAAACCAATAGAGTCCAGGACTTAGACGATATGAGCCCCCTGAAATACTACTTTCAATATCTGGGTAAACACCTTGATCTAAGGAAAGATGATATAACTTCAATTGCTACGATATACCCCTTAGGGTTTGAAACCGAAAAAGATAATTACATAATAAAGTTCCCCAAGTTCTTTGAACCCGGCGGCAGTATATTACTAGACTCACAAGTCACTGAGAACCAACACCTGAGACTGATGATGGGGACCAGAAAGGCCCTGCTTAAAGCAACCGAGAAAGCTCTAGACCAAGCCTTAAAACCATTTCAGAAGGAGAAGATAAGTCCCAAGTTCATAATATTGGTTTCAGGAATAGAACGTAAAGAGATCTTAGGGGTAGATATAAATACTGAGATAAATCTTATAAAGAAAAAAGTTCCCGAGACCACAAAGATAATTGGGATATATACAAGAGGACAGTTTGCACCCTTGGGAGACTCTTCTCAGCTAATCAGTTCCTCTTATTATCAGAACGGCACAATACTTATAGCTGCCTTAGGGGTAAAGAATGTATAA